The sequence GACGAAATAACATACAATTATTTAAAAAAAGAGAGAAAGTTATCAGATGAAGAAATTGCAAAATTAAAAAAAGAGAGAATAAAAGTAGATAAAAATGAGGAATGCTACTACAAAGAGATTAAAATTGATATCACAGATATGGAGGAACAGATTTCTGTTCCGCATCATCCAGACAATGTAAAGCCTGTAAGTGAGGTTGAAGGTACGGAAATAGATCAAGTTTTTATAGGTTCATGTACAAATGGAAGGCTAAGTGATTTAAGAGAGGCAGCTAAGTATTTAAAAGGTAGGGAAATTCATAAAGATGTTAGATTAATAGTAATTCCTGCATCAAAAAAAGTTTTTTTAAATGCATTAAGAGAAGGATTAATTGATATATTTGTAAAATCTGGGGCAATGATTTGCACACCAGGTTGTGGTCCATGTTTGGGGGCGCATCAAGGAGTTTTGGCTGAGGGAGAGGTTTGTTTATCAACAACAAATAGGAATTTTAGGGGAAGAATGGGACATATAAATAGCTATATTTATTTATCCTCCCCAAAAATTGCTGCAATAAGTGCTATTAAGGGATATATAACAAACAAGTTAGATTAAACATAATTAATAAAAATTTAAAAGATAAAGATTTTAAATACAAATTTATTAAGTGAGAGTATGAAAGTTAAAGATTTAATGGATAGAAATTTTGCTAAGATATATGAAGATAATACTGTTGAAGAGGCTATAAACATATTAAAAAAGAAAAAAAGATTTTCTGCTCCTATAGTTAATAAAGAAGATAAATTAGTTGGATGGATAACTTCCTTAGATTTGTTAGGAATTCCGGAAAAGGAATTTAAAAAACCAATAACTAAATATATGAGACCTGTTGAAGAAGTAATAGTTGCCTATGAAGATGAAGAAGCTAGGGAAGTCGTATTAAAGTTTGTTAAATACAAAGTTGTTAATATCCCGGTCTTGTCGAAAGATGGTAGAGTCGTAGGAATGGTTAGACATTGTGATATAGTTAAAACATTGGCTAAATTATATGAAATACCTGTTTATAAAATATTTAAAGAGTTACATAATTATATAGGAGACATTACTTGGGATGAATTAATGGAAGCTGCAGCAGTAGTAACAAAAAAGAAAACTGGAGAAGATATAACTCCAAAAGAATATGAAGAAAGGATAAAAAAAACTACTTTTGGAAAAGCTATATGGGCTTGTGGAGGTTTAGAAAAGTTCTTTGTAGGTCTTATTGAAATAGGAATGGTTGCATTAGCAAGAAGATTGGCAAAAATTAGGGGAAACAAATGAATATAGAAGAAGAGTTAAAAAAAATTGCAAATAGAAAAAATTATGACTTTTGGGAATTTTTAAAAAAGGCTTATGAAAATAATATAAAGTTAGATATTGGACATTTTATTCTTTTAAATATTCTTATGGGTGTAAATGAAATATATGAAAACTTATCTAAAAAATATGGTGTAGAAGAGGCTAAAAAAATATTAGAAAAAAATAGAATATTCGCTAAAAACTCAGATTTTGTATCTGGTGAATTTTTAAAAAACTACATTGATAGAAAGAGCAGAGTGGCCGTCCATAACAGAATAAAAGATTTAAAATCACTTGGCTTTAAAATAGAGAGTAAATCAGGACCCTTTGGAGGTTATAAGATAGTTGAATATCCTAAATGGTTTAAAAACCATAAAAAGTCATAAATTAATAATTTTTATTTGAATACAAATCGAAAATTATATATACTCATAAATAAAAAATATAGTGCGTAAATTATACACAACTATTCACAGGTGGAACAATGGATGTAAATGAAATCAGAGAATATGGGAAAAAGTTAATGGAATTAATGATGTTAGATAAGCCATTTGTTGCAGTAAAATTGGCTAAATCAAAAGAAGAAATACCTGAAGGATATGAAGAATTACCAGAAGAAAAAAGACACTGTGAAATGATTCAACTTGCAAGATTAGAAAGAAAGAAATTATATGCAACAGTTGATAAACATTTATGTAAGGGAGGGGCTTATGCTATTGGTATTTTTAAAAATCCACCAGAACCATTAGCAACAGGAAAATTGTATGTTAAGTTAGGAAACTTCAAAGATGAAGAAGCGGCTAAAAAAACAGTTGATGCTATTCCAAAAGTTGAAGAAGAGATATATGCCTCAATATATGCTCCTTTAGATGAAACTGACTTTGTTCCAGATTCAATAATATTCATTGGAGAGCCACTCTATGCTTTAAGATTAGTTCAGGCAATGCTCTACCATAAAGGAGGAAGGTTCCAAGCAGATTTTTCAGGAATTCAATCATTGTGTGCTGATGGTGTAGCAGCAGTTTATACAAGAAAAGCACCAAATATGACCTTAGGATGTAACGGTTCAAGAAAATACGCTGGAATTAAGCCAGAGGAAGTTGTTGTTGCCTTTCCACCAGAAAAATTAAAAGACATTGTTGAGGCAATTGAACACTTTAGACAAGTATGGACTTGTGGTCATTAAATAAATAAGTTTATAAAGCAATAAAAAGTAATATAATTTTTATTATTAGTAATATAGTTTATTTTCATTTTTAGATCGGAGGTAGATAACCTATGTCAAAAGTGAAAATTGAACTCTTTACATCACCTATGTGTCCTCATTGTCCAGCGGCTAAGAGAGTTGTTGAAGAAGTTGCAAATGAAATGCCAGATGTCGTTGAAGTAGAGTATATAAATGTTATGGAAAATCCACAAAAGGCTATGGAATATGGAATAATGGCGGTTCCTACAATTGTAATTAATGGAGAGGTTGAATTTGTGGGGGCTCCAACAAAAGAGGCATTAGTTGAAGCAATTAAGAAAAGATTATAAAAAGTGAAAAACTATGAAGTTAAGAATTGTTTGTAAAGATGAAAATATTTCTAACAGTGATGAACTTTCCATAAAATGTGAGGTTTGTAGAGGAAAAGATATAGTAATAATGATAAAAATGCTAAAAGAAGAATATGATATTGATGAAGTAATTATACCAAACTGCGAAATTCTTAAACGTAGATATGAAGATTTAATTCAATAATATCTTTATTTTTTATTCTAAAATTAATTTAAAATCTTATATATTTGAATATTGTGTCAAATCTTGTTGTTTGATATCCTATAACTGCCCCGATTGATGAAGGAACTGCAAAATCAAAGCCAAAAATCTCTGTGCATAAAACAGCTCCTCCCAAAGGAGCATTAGTTGATGCAGATAACGATGTGGCTATTCCTAAAACAATATATGGGGCAGGATTTGCTCCAATAATACTACTAAATATTGCCCCAGAAAGGGCTCCAATACACATGGATGGTATCATTAAACCACCAGGAACTCCAGAACCTACTGTAAAGGATGTAGCAAATATTTTTCCTATGAGTATTAAAATTAACAAAATTAAAGAAAATTTTATGAAAAATAGATTTTTTATAAGTTCTAATCCTAAACCAAAAACTTCTGGAGTATAGTATCCAATTATTGCAACTAGAATTCCTCCAATTAATGTTTTAATACAGTAGGGTAATTTAATCTTATCAAAGGTTGAAGATATTTTTCTATATGTTTTTATATAGATATATGCAACAAAAGAACAAAAAAACGCCCCAATTATAAACCAAATAAAGTCCAGAGGATGTAAAGTATAAGTAAAATATAAATTAAATAAATGCCTTTTTCCAGTAGTAAAATAATAAATTATATATCCTACAACACTTGCAATAATTGGGGGTAAAATATTAACATAACTAAAGTTTTCATGCTCTATAATTTCACATGCTAATATAGCAGGTCCTAAAGGAGCGGCAAATGCTCCACTTAATCCACCCGCAATTCCAGTAATTATAACTAATTCTCTATTTCTTAATTTTAATAATCTATATAGTTCATCAGCAAAGGATGCACTTGATTGAACAGAAGGTCCTTCTTTTCCAGCACTACCCCCAACTGCTATAGCCACTCCTGCCAATAAAACTTTTAAAAGTCCAGTAATCCATGTCATTGGTATATTGTTATTTAACGCTCTTAAAACTCTATCAATCCCAGAACCTTTTAATCCAATATTATAATCTACAAATAAACCACAGATAAAAAATACTATTGGAATTAATAGAATGTTATTTTTTTCTGGAAAGTGTTCTATCATTAGTGATAAAATAATAGAACTCACTCCTCCCACTAACCCTATTAATGAAGCAATACCTATCCATTTTAACATTTTTATTAATCTATTTATTTTTTTACTAACAATATTCATAATCATAATATTCCTCCATAATAAAATAATAAAATAATTACACTCATTATATAATATTTTTTGAAAATTTATTTTAAAGTTTCTGGTGAAAATATGATTTCAAAGACAGCAAAAATAGCAAAAACTGCTGTAATCGTCGGAGATGTAACCATTGGAGAGTATTCCTCAGTTTGGTACAACGCTGTAATTAGAGGAGATTTAGAAAAAATAATAATTGGTAATTATTCCAATATCCAAGATTGTTGTGTAATTCATTGCTCTAAGGGATTTCCAGTAAGAATTGAAGATTATGTTTCAATAGGGCATGGAGCAGTAGTTCATGGTTGTATTATAGAGGATAATGTCTTAGTTGGAATGAATGCTACAATATTAAATGGAGCAAAAATTGGAGAAAATTGTATAATTGGGGCCAATGCATTAGTTACTCAAAATAAGGAGATTCCACCAAACAGTTTAGTTTTAGGAGTTCCTGGTAGAGTGGTTAGAACTTTAACAGATGAAGAAATTAAAAGTATAAAGGAAAATGCTTTAAGGTATGTTGAACTATCTAAAAATCTTAAATAAATAACCATAGAGCATAAATAATAAATAATAGGTATTTAAAATTTTAAATAAAAATAAATTGTAGGTGGTATTTGTGGTAAATTTAGGATTTGTTATTGCCGAATTTAATAGAGACATAACATATATGATGGAAAAAGTTGCCGAAGAACACGCTGAATTTTTAGGGGCTACTGTAAAATATAAAATTATAGTTCCAGGAGTTTTTGATATCCCCTTAGCTGTAAAAAAATTGTTAGAAAAAGACGATGTCGATGCTGTTGTGACAATTGGATGCGTTATTGAAGGAGAAACAGAGCACGATGAAATTGTTGTCCATAATGCCGCAAGAAAAATAGCAGATTTAGCACTACAATATGATAAACCAGTAACTCTTGGAATTTCAGGACCAGGAATGACAAGATTACAGGCACAGGAGAGAGTAGATTATGGTAAAAGGGCTGTAGAGGCGGCTGTTAAAATGGTTAAAAGATTAAAAGCCTTAGAAAAATAAAATTTTTGGGATATTTATGATTTTAGAGGAAGTTTATGAAATTATTAAAAAAAGAATAGAGGAAAAGCCAGAAAATTCTTATGTGGCAAAATTAACAACTGATGATGAAAAAAAATCTGCAATAAATAAAATAT comes from Methanocaldococcus sp. and encodes:
- a CDS encoding gamma carbonic anhydrase family protein yields the protein MISKTAKIAKTAVIVGDVTIGEYSSVWYNAVIRGDLEKIIIGNYSNIQDCCVIHCSKGFPVRIEDYVSIGHGAVVHGCIIEDNVLVGMNATILNGAKIGENCIIGANALVTQNKEIPPNSLVLGVPGRVVRTLTDEEIKSIKENALRYVELSKNLK
- a CDS encoding chloride channel protein, whose product is MIMNIVSKKINRLIKMLKWIGIASLIGLVGGVSSIILSLMIEHFPEKNNILLIPIVFFICGLFVDYNIGLKGSGIDRVLRALNNNIPMTWITGLLKVLLAGVAIAVGGSAGKEGPSVQSSASFADELYRLLKLRNRELVIITGIAGGLSGAFAAPLGPAILACEIIEHENFSYVNILPPIIASVVGYIIYYFTTGKRHLFNLYFTYTLHPLDFIWFIIGAFFCSFVAYIYIKTYRKISSTFDKIKLPYCIKTLIGGILVAIIGYYTPEVFGLGLELIKNLFFIKFSLILLILILIGKIFATSFTVGSGVPGGLMIPSMCIGALSGAIFSSIIGANPAPYIVLGIATSLSASTNAPLGGAVLCTEIFGFDFAVPSSIGAVIGYQTTRFDTIFKYIRF
- a CDS encoding DUF169 domain-containing protein; this encodes MDVNEIREYGKKLMELMMLDKPFVAVKLAKSKEEIPEGYEELPEEKRHCEMIQLARLERKKLYATVDKHLCKGGAYAIGIFKNPPEPLATGKLYVKLGNFKDEEAAKKTVDAIPKVEEEIYASIYAPLDETDFVPDSIIFIGEPLYALRLVQAMLYHKGGRFQADFSGIQSLCADGVAAVYTRKAPNMTLGCNGSRKYAGIKPEEVVVAFPPEKLKDIVEAIEHFRQVWTCGH
- a CDS encoding CBS domain-containing protein, whose amino-acid sequence is MKVKDLMDRNFAKIYEDNTVEEAINILKKKKRFSAPIVNKEDKLVGWITSLDLLGIPEKEFKKPITKYMRPVEEVIVAYEDEEAREVVLKFVKYKVVNIPVLSKDGRVVGMVRHCDIVKTLAKLYEIPVYKIFKELHNYIGDITWDELMEAAAVVTKKKTGEDITPKEYEERIKKTTFGKAIWACGGLEKFFVGLIEIGMVALARRLAKIRGNK
- a CDS encoding helix-turn-helix domain-containing protein, with product MNIEEELKKIANRKNYDFWEFLKKAYENNIKLDIGHFILLNILMGVNEIYENLSKKYGVEEAKKILEKNRIFAKNSDFVSGEFLKNYIDRKSRVAVHNRIKDLKSLGFKIESKSGPFGGYKIVEYPKWFKNHKKS
- a CDS encoding MJ0307 family thioredoxin; translation: MSKVKIELFTSPMCPHCPAAKRVVEEVANEMPDVVEVEYINVMENPQKAMEYGIMAVPTIVINGEVEFVGAPTKEALVEAIKKRL
- the ribH gene encoding 6,7-dimethyl-8-ribityllumazine synthase; the encoded protein is MVNLGFVIAEFNRDITYMMEKVAEEHAEFLGATVKYKIIVPGVFDIPLAVKKLLEKDDVDAVVTIGCVIEGETEHDEIVVHNAARKIADLALQYDKPVTLGISGPGMTRLQAQERVDYGKRAVEAAVKMVKRLKALEK